One Pempheris klunzingeri isolate RE-2024b chromosome 22, fPemKlu1.hap1, whole genome shotgun sequence DNA segment encodes these proteins:
- the LOC139222178 gene encoding protein FAM180A — protein MTQWWALLIVVYLSVYLAATQHRRKALYPSAHRIKRGTYSLINPTFQRSVEDVNLLFEILLAGMQIQGGEHSMLIPDEELASLKSVDKLMVICDDVLPKRLSDIRRLTAELYQRRQPLSWQDFERTVLTLVYSTQTLARVSNPQQRGAWTDAVIQLFRAVQKDLRPS, from the exons ATGACGCAGTGGTGGGCTCTACTCATCGTGGTTTACCTGTCCGTCTACCTGGCAGCCACTCAGCACCGCAGGAAAG CTCTGTATCCATCTGCACACAGGATAAAGCGTGGGACATATTCACTGATCAACCCCACGTTCCAGCGATCGGTGGAGGACGTCAACCTGCTTTTTGAG ATCCTGCTAGCTGGTATGCAGATCCAAGGTGGGGAACACTCCATGCTGATCCCAGATGAGGAGCTGGCCTCCCTGAAGAGCGTGGACAAGCTGATGGTGATCTGTGATGACGTCCTGCCCAAGAGGCTCTCCGACATTCGCCGCCTGACAGCAGAGCTCTACCAGCGGCGGCAGCCCCTGAGCTGGCAGGACTTTGAGAGGACGGTGCTGACCCTGGTGTACAGCACTCAGACGCTGGCTCGAGTCAGCAACCCGCAGCAGAGAGGGGCGTGGACTGATGCTGTGATACAGCTGTTCAGAGCCGTGCAAAAGGATCTCAGACCCTCTTGA